A genomic region of Catalinimonas niigatensis contains the following coding sequences:
- a CDS encoding right-handed parallel beta-helix repeat-containing protein, translated as MINVKDFGAIGDGSANDQPYVLKAISAAIEKEYETVFFPEGRYFLQSPISIKGARYLTIKGDEAVVLCKGVESLPNSLGAGGGIEILGDHNTIKDLQFEGHLINSYSSEYGNGKLLRVKGNYNSVQNCFFKGGNGGAVEISHGQHNTVEANIFDTCNYYPPKPYTGDYGAIHVIGRCKHTTISNNKITNHRYSGISAYGTGRNGEFSNLYIYNNYIESASANRNVNHSMGIYLLNGANQNIEIIGNTIDKADAECIVIFSQRNSPAANCKIHNNILLNGAYQGLALRSQNVGGTFRNCSIKGNFVGNYADTADYHHQMFFERLEESLIQDNTLRGYLPTKGYGIYFYQDPSKIIVNNNKVSYQHTGIAFYSKAGSLKNNIVSHCEKGIRLAYCEGSTISHNFVTQCKEPVEYKVDKTQLRLSGNKF; from the coding sequence GTGATTAATGTAAAAGATTTTGGAGCTATTGGTGATGGGTCAGCCAATGATCAACCCTATGTTCTTAAGGCTATTTCTGCCGCTATAGAAAAGGAATATGAAACGGTTTTTTTTCCAGAAGGACGTTATTTTCTTCAATCCCCTATCTCAATAAAAGGTGCTCGCTATTTAACAATAAAAGGGGATGAAGCAGTAGTTTTATGCAAGGGAGTAGAGAGCCTTCCCAATTCATTGGGTGCAGGAGGAGGAATAGAGATTTTGGGTGATCATAATACAATAAAAGACTTACAATTTGAAGGACATCTTATTAATAGCTATTCTAGTGAGTATGGAAATGGTAAATTGCTCAGAGTAAAAGGTAACTACAATAGTGTACAGAATTGCTTTTTCAAGGGAGGAAATGGAGGCGCTGTAGAAATCTCTCATGGTCAACATAATACAGTTGAGGCTAATATTTTTGATACATGTAATTATTATCCTCCAAAACCTTATACTGGGGATTATGGGGCAATTCATGTAATAGGTCGTTGCAAACACACCACTATCTCCAATAATAAAATAACAAATCACAGATATTCAGGCATTAGTGCTTATGGAACAGGTAGAAATGGAGAGTTTAGCAATCTATATATTTATAATAATTATATTGAATCAGCATCTGCAAATAGAAATGTAAACCATAGTATGGGAATATATTTGCTTAACGGTGCCAATCAAAATATTGAAATCATTGGTAATACCATAGATAAAGCTGACGCAGAATGTATTGTTATTTTTAGCCAAAGAAACAGCCCTGCTGCGAATTGTAAAATTCATAATAATATATTGCTCAATGGTGCTTATCAGGGGCTGGCTTTAAGAAGTCAAAATGTAGGAGGAACCTTTCGTAATTGCTCTATCAAGGGTAATTTCGTTGGCAATTATGCAGACACAGCTGATTATCATCATCAGATGTTTTTTGAAAGGCTTGAAGAAAGTTTGATACAAGATAATACTCTCAGAGGTTATTTGCCGACAAAAGGGTATGGTATCTACTTTTATCAAGACCCTTCAAAGATCATAGTAAATAACAACAAAGTAAGCTATCAACACACTGGAATTGCTTTTTACAGCAAAGCTGGCAGCCTGAAAAATAACATTGTTTCCCATTGTGAAAAAGGAATTCGCTTAGCTTATTGTGAAGGTTCTACTATCAGTCATAATTTTGTTACACAGTGTAAGGAGCCTGTAGAATACAAAGTCGATAAAACTCAACTCCGCCTCTCCGGTAATAAATTCTGA
- a CDS encoding class I SAM-dependent methyltransferase, with translation MKKYIDYSKDTSLVNKMRQKRFDFFKSFLSSLARPTSILDIGGTIKFWEKSGFYKYEGIHFTIVNPGMKSRSEHNFEVVNGDGTNMPYFRDKQFDIVFSNSVIEHLYSWENQVKMANEVNRLSKSYFVQTPNYGFPVEPHFVFPFFHYLPVPFRIWLTKNYDLGHYPRARNKERAADRVNEIQLLSVKEMKKLFPEAKIYREKLFGLTKSIIAYKFN, from the coding sequence ATGAAGAAATATATTGACTACTCTAAGGATACCTCTCTAGTAAATAAAATGAGACAGAAAAGATTTGATTTTTTTAAATCTTTTCTGTCATCTTTAGCACGCCCTACCTCTATTCTTGACATTGGGGGTACAATTAAATTTTGGGAGAAATCCGGGTTTTATAAGTATGAAGGCATTCATTTCACTATTGTAAACCCAGGGATGAAGTCTCGCTCTGAACATAATTTTGAAGTTGTTAATGGAGATGGGACGAATATGCCCTATTTTAGAGACAAGCAATTTGATATAGTATTTTCCAACTCTGTTATTGAACATTTGTATAGCTGGGAAAACCAAGTAAAAATGGCTAATGAAGTAAACAGGCTGAGTAAATCCTATTTTGTCCAGACTCCAAATTATGGTTTTCCTGTAGAACCTCATTTCGTATTTCCTTTTTTTCATTATCTCCCTGTTCCTTTCAGAATATGGCTCACTAAAAATTATGATTTAGGTCATTACCCCCGTGCTAGAAATAAGGAACGGGCCGCAGACAGGGTCAACGAGATACAACTCCTTTCTGTAAAAGAAATGAAAAAATTGTTTCCTGAGGCAAAAATATATAGAGAAAAGCTTTTTGGCCTTACCAAATCTATCATTGCCTACAAGTTTAACTGA
- a CDS encoding WecB/TagA/CpsF family glycosyltransferase, whose amino-acid sequence MVSHFTKVRLFDTANYAVVDYESASDVIIEQAAQYNSYGVFAMPVHGLVTAVQEPLMYEATQKAHMIVPDGQPIRWTMNHFYHVGLKDRVYGPTLTLYVLDKAQKDKLKVFLYGGSTEETLRKFADFIRKNYPKVHICGMYREDDPAGDSLSSEEINKSGAHIVLVGRGCPRQEIWVANRLGKVNAVMMAVGAAFSFHAGTVKQAPKWMQNNGLEWLFRLLSEPQRLWKRYFLTNSYFIFLFLKHSFIRTFKKEKASA is encoded by the coding sequence ATGGTCTCTCATTTCACAAAAGTACGCCTTTTTGATACTGCCAATTACGCAGTAGTAGATTATGAATCAGCCAGTGATGTGATTATTGAACAAGCTGCGCAGTATAATAGCTATGGAGTATTTGCCATGCCAGTACATGGTCTTGTCACTGCGGTGCAGGAGCCTCTGATGTATGAGGCAACCCAAAAAGCCCATATGATTGTGCCAGATGGACAACCTATTCGCTGGACTATGAACCATTTCTATCATGTAGGCTTAAAAGATAGGGTTTATGGACCTACGCTCACCTTATATGTCCTTGATAAAGCACAGAAGGATAAACTGAAAGTATTTTTGTACGGTGGCAGCACTGAGGAAACCCTCAGGAAATTTGCAGATTTTATTCGTAAAAACTATCCTAAAGTTCACATATGCGGTATGTATCGTGAAGATGACCCGGCAGGTGACTCTTTGTCTAGTGAAGAAATCAATAAGAGTGGCGCACACATTGTTCTGGTAGGAAGAGGATGTCCCCGTCAGGAAATATGGGTAGCCAACAGATTGGGCAAGGTTAACGCAGTAATGATGGCAGTGGGAGCCGCATTTAGCTTTCATGCCGGTACCGTGAAGCAGGCTCCGAAATGGATGCAAAATAATGGCCTTGAGTGGCTTTTCCGTCTGCTTTCAGAGCCTCAACGCCTTTGGAAACGCTATTTTCTCACCAACAGCTACTTCATTTTTCTTTTTTTAAAACACAGTTTCATTCGTACTTTTAAAAAAGAGAAAGCTTCTGCTTGA
- a CDS encoding capsule assembly Wzi family protein translates to MRLSIFIFFSFLSLTGFSQLPDSVVYEAEMQMALSNQPYLSQWVIANRYGKLNDNQADGYLQAGFYAPYTNDTTSFKVSFGFDYLVKPDFNESRIQQAFVKAKFHALELAAGQYERTVGVHNADLSTGSLALSRNARPMPVVAIGFPEYTAVPLTKGYVKFKGHLLHGWFEEDRYVDSPYLHEKSFYLQVGATYWPVKVSAGLVHFAQWGGTQPNGQEIGDGFDDFMRIFLGQSAADESGGGEFVNALGNHLGIIDLGINLTIKDYQIHIYQQDPFEDKLGLTRAHIIYDQLLGINVKNEKFVYVNEFLYEYINTKHQGGPGIPDPRPGDDSNDLSLNYGYRYGGRDDYYNNYLYQNGWTYHQRILGNSLLLSRERALRFMENIPDFEYSEASANNRIIAHHIGFKGEISHRIKYRLLSSYTHNFGTYAGLNDGRFSWASREPGYENYIYAFKSSKYQCYTLLEGEFIFNTSVPLSALTSFGYDFGDLYHNLSVMLGIRFMGSISKEDI, encoded by the coding sequence ATGCGCTTATCTATCTTTATTTTTTTTTCCTTTTTATCGCTTACCGGTTTCTCCCAGTTGCCAGACTCTGTGGTATATGAAGCTGAAATGCAAATGGCGCTATCCAATCAACCCTATTTATCTCAATGGGTGATCGCCAATCGTTATGGAAAACTAAATGACAATCAGGCTGATGGATATTTGCAGGCAGGCTTTTATGCTCCCTATACAAATGATACTACTTCCTTTAAGGTTTCCTTTGGCTTTGATTATCTGGTAAAACCTGATTTTAATGAAAGCAGAATCCAACAAGCCTTTGTTAAAGCTAAATTTCATGCTTTGGAACTGGCTGCCGGACAATATGAGCGAACCGTAGGGGTACACAATGCTGACCTTTCTACAGGATCATTAGCCCTTAGCCGTAATGCCCGGCCGATGCCTGTGGTAGCGATTGGCTTTCCTGAATATACTGCTGTACCTCTTACCAAAGGGTATGTAAAGTTCAAAGGACATTTGCTGCACGGTTGGTTTGAGGAAGACCGCTATGTGGATAGTCCTTATCTGCATGAAAAATCTTTTTATTTGCAAGTGGGAGCCACTTACTGGCCAGTGAAGGTTTCTGCTGGACTAGTACACTTTGCGCAATGGGGCGGTACCCAACCTAACGGGCAAGAAATTGGCGATGGCTTTGACGATTTCATGCGTATCTTCCTTGGCCAGTCAGCAGCGGACGAAAGTGGCGGTGGGGAATTTGTCAACGCTCTGGGTAACCATTTGGGGATTATCGATCTGGGTATAAATCTCACCATTAAAGACTATCAGATCCATATTTATCAGCAAGATCCTTTTGAAGATAAACTAGGCTTAACACGAGCGCATATCATTTATGATCAATTATTAGGAATAAATGTGAAGAATGAAAAATTTGTTTATGTCAATGAATTTCTTTACGAATATATCAATACCAAGCATCAGGGAGGACCTGGTATTCCTGACCCAAGACCGGGAGATGATTCTAATGATTTATCTCTTAACTATGGTTACCGCTATGGAGGGCGCGATGATTATTACAATAATTATCTTTATCAGAATGGTTGGACCTATCATCAACGCATTTTGGGGAATTCTTTACTCCTTTCCAGGGAAAGAGCCCTCCGGTTTATGGAAAATATTCCTGATTTTGAATATAGTGAAGCATCCGCCAACAATCGGATCATTGCGCACCATATAGGTTTTAAGGGAGAAATATCCCATCGTATAAAATATAGGCTGCTTAGCTCTTATACCCATAATTTTGGCACTTATGCAGGCTTAAACGATGGCAGATTTAGCTGGGCAAGTCGGGAACCAGGCTATGAAAACTATATTTATGCTTTTAAATCTTCAAAATATCAGTGTTATACATTGCTGGAAGGGGAATTTATTTTCAATACATCTGTTCCTTTATCTGCGCTTACCTCTTTTGGTTATGATTTTGGAGATCTTTATCATAATTTGAGCGTGATGCTGGGAATACGATTTATGGGAAGTATTTCTAAAGAAGATATTTAA